The following are encoded in a window of Oncorhynchus masou masou isolate Uvic2021 chromosome 17, UVic_Omas_1.1, whole genome shotgun sequence genomic DNA:
- the LOC135558328 gene encoding LOW QUALITY PROTEIN: ankyrin repeat domain-containing protein 12-like (The sequence of the model RefSeq protein was modified relative to this genomic sequence to represent the inferred CDS: inserted 1 base in 1 codon) encodes MASTPPAQCTMAKPGTDRDGAMVGKKNKDKISPFTKTLKLDRSKLLGAKEGKPPKSSMKRKLSFTMSPPRNEERHSDTDKDGPDKKKVKKESGGKKAPVNLLFXLPRSLQMALLMQMTARDNSPDSTPSHPSQAPPVQKKVPSSTASRARDKVNKRNERGETPLHMAAIRGDAKQVKELISLGADVNIKDFAGWTPLHEACNLGFFDVAKVLIAAGAEVNTQGLDDDTPLHDASSSGHTDIVKLLLTHGGNAFQANKRGERPVDVADSQALELLLKGEVPLSDPEDSPSESEGPPSVNPSSVDVDDSDVEKDSEGKQSTVKASSSMSGLDEYEFKDEEDLSKALNDRHILRRELREKERNHLVKQSNKGDGSGSVQSSKSKKTKTSSRVRYCSSDSSSDEMEMPTERRSSPTCSNGSEGHKASDASRTKKENLCSLTTSEQKDKSSKVKKKNKNQSKNKENQEDEKENSKALVFSVATVSVSETHMDKNSRGLCGDEDSFKISFSPKDDSSVHLFHLSATVKSPKLNYGLADKQPSSNPLKQENAKMTCVSIAEGPCPPDGVKYNHYNPESEFCMESSSSKGCKHKEKSKHHQKDVAVDCSVGGGGSSPHNKERSVVHSSDGGALRKTDKDGKVVKKHKLKHKEKNNHCREYEADRERNRLRQKEGGRKDGQKNQEFDREFWKENFFNDDEPPPPGKTETEREDGSPVTGEKGTKEIYPSSIGKETRLREVQEKDKDKVLKKEGKETSAVCKEKGGKDGKPIEREERTESSTSGLTISLPEETQHNTTSVKDEPDDKPLTETMSTADLARLDASEKDQRDKSDRRPSVKERETDKKNPDKEKKVKMEHLEKSENSQNSMDRWREKERMVSGSSHLSPGDKNHKESEKLRALSTTKKHEESKDKKSKEKPDKKSERERQEREYRDKDRIGWDNKGKPPSEKCTDQSKLDRAKEKDKDWDKKKREKSKDCSSSSSSSNLKLPLEEKKGVSESGKTTPAKLLKEEVLKTPEKDRDRRDRESRDFDRHRDRDKDRHKSDKDRSKEGSKACKTKSNETETDRDNRSKAKASPATREEKRPKEKRLVNEDLRQTSFERMLSLKDQEIEQWHRKHLEKIKQKERERMKQRPSTTTDPGKLKSKAKTMSLSSGEQCSSKELLRSKSSEGSGDKPIKESTSSRTMSLDGKTLSSLSGKLMAGIENSLSRSPRPESERSGLMSMSMFPMASSEDSCQATMLTPRPVEYDSDMTLDASQDSQPRFLLSSLLSQSRSPAVHDKDHNGLPDSAQGNRTPLQSRHTSPYLIAILDEEANSATAGKHFETLSKASVVPAAQPNEEPSGFQLPSETCADVEESQSQRGPTQMLPNLPNARTYADLNTESEGNTAPRTDADLNTESEGNTASGVHLPPQVSNTRDPLVKDSSTLQQASVQQLATPEQRGFSSTSDPLLIRDVQCIPIETSTAAPDCSTKDLSSEDMTPLLTLSSLSCQLPFSSNETTSSLSASQSRETLPNTSTVTSQQTKTEIGGDLALDPKDTTPVESAASSSENRAAVESLDSVLGASRPGAMDNPVASTSSVSTEESVQSRTNESQEDMDTDASFQDCKQSRFSSDVVDSSDPQPGTNDHASQHTLSTVSRWPCLEHKSEETPDTPDNTLEKSRGPEVMSTGRTGCRSSSEGSNMVTGPEVKLEPCPEPMVVASTSEERSEGQTLSSASGQFSNFQQGSQTDQSGSSGSYSCSGFSASSSPQSGDRDSDSSGAKAKVHSVTMEEDQDLQQTHPRKRKMPRMSTSNEAGGSTQQGMEKPQPSTWRPSLTL; translated from the exons ATGGCGTCCACACCACCAGCACAATGCACCATGGCCAAACCTGGGACAGACCGAGATGGAGCCATGGTTGGGAAGAAG AACAAAGATAAGATTTCCCCGTTCACAAAGACTCTGAAGCTGGACCGGAGTAAGTTGTTGGGGGCTAAGGAAGGAAAACCACCCAAGTCTTCCATGAAACGCAAACTGTCCTTCACCATGAGCCCCCCTCGCAACGAGGAGAGACACTCCGACACAG ATAAAGATGGTCCGGATAAGAAGAAAGTCAAGAAGGAGTCTGGGGGTAAGAAGGCCCCGGTTAatctcctgt ccctccctcgGAGCCTCCAGATGGCCCTCCTGATGCAGATGACGGCCAGGGACAACAGCCCAG acTCGACCCCTAGCCACCCGTCCCAGGCCCCCCCGGTGCAGAAGAAAGTCCCCAGCAGCACGGCCTCCAGAGCGAGGGACAAGGTGAACAAGAGGAACGAGCGTGGCGAGACGCCGCTACACATGGCCGCCATACGAGGGGATGCCAAACAGGTCAAGGAGCTTATCAGCCTCGGAGCTGACGTCAACATTAAAGACTTCGCGG GCTGGACGCCCCTTCACGAGGCGTGTAACCTTGGTTTCTTCGACGTGGCCAAGGTTCTGATTGCAGCCGGAGCGGAAGTCAACACTCAGGGTCTGGATGACGACACGCCACTCCACGATGCCTCCAGCAGCGGACACACAGAT ATTGTGAAGCTGCTGCTGACACACGGAGGAAACGCGTTCCAGGCCAACAAGCGAGGGGAGCGGCCTGTAGACGTAGCTGATTCTCAGGCGCTGGAGCTCCTCCTAAAGGGAGAGGTGCCCCTCTCAGACCCAGAGGATAGCCCCTCAG AGTCAGAAGGCCCTCCGTCGGTGAATCCCTCCAGCGTGGACGTTGATGACTCGGACGTGGAAAAGGACTCTGAAGGAAAGCAGAGCACCGTGAAGGCCTCATCCTCCATGTCCGGCCTGGATGAGTATGAGTTCAAGGACGAAGAGGACTTGAGTAAAGCCCTGAACGATCGACACATCCTCCGGAGAGAGCtgagggagaaggaaaggaatCATTTGGTGAAGCAGAGCAATAAAGGGGACGGGAGCGGCTCAGTCCAGTCCTCTAAGTCTAAGAAGACGAAGACGTCGTCCCGTGTTCGCTACTGCAGCTCGGATAGTTCCAGTGACGAGATGGAGATGCCAACAGAGAGAAGGAGCTCTCCGACATGCTCCAACGGCTCTGAGGGACACAAGGCGTCAGACGCCAGCAGGACTAAGAAAGAAAACCTCTGCAGCCTCACGACTTCCGAACAGAAAGACAAAAGCAGCAAAGTCAAGAAAAAGAACAAGAACCAGAGCAAGAAcaaggagaaccaggaggacgagaaggAGAACAGCAAAGCTCTGGTGTTTTCCGTAGCCACCGTGTCTGTGTCGGAGACACACATGGACAAGAACAGCCGAGGACTCTGTGGGGACGAGGACTCGTTCAAAATCTCCTTCAGTCCCAAGGACGACTCGTCCGTCCACCTTTTCCACCTGTCCGCCACCGTCAAGTCCCCTAAGCTCAACTACGGTCTGGCCGACAAGCAGCCGTCCTCCAACCCGCTCAAACAGGAGAATGCCAAGATGACGTGCGTCTCGATTGCTGAAGGCCCCTGTCCGCCAGATGGTGTCAAGTACAACCACTACAACCCAGAGTCTGAGTTCTGCATGGAGAGCTCCAGTAGTAAAGGCTGCAAGCACAAGGAGAAGAGCAAGCACCACCAGAAGGACGTCGCCGTGGACTGTAGCGTCGGGGGCGGCGGCTCCAGTCCGCATAATAAAGAACGCAGCGTGGTCCACAGCTCTGACGGTGGTGCCTTACGGAAGACGGACAAAGATGGCAAAGTGGTCAAAAAacataaactaaaacacaaggaGAAGAACAACCACTGCAGGGAGTATGAGGCGGACAGGGAGAGGAACCGCCTCCGGCAGAAGGAGGGCGGCAGGAAGGACGGCCAAAAGAACCAGGAGTTCGACAGGGAGTTCTGGAAAGAGAACTTCTTCAATGATGACGAACCTCCGCCTCCAGGGAAAACGGAGACCGAGAGGGAGGACGGCTCTCCTGTGACGGGAGAGAAGGGGACGAAAGAAATATACCCCTCGAGCATCGGCAAGGAGACGAGGCTGAGAGAGGTGCAAGAGAAGGATAAAGACAAGGTGTTGaagaaggaagggaaggaaacCTCTGCTGTCTGTAAAGAGAAAGGAGGAAAAGATGGGAAGCCCATTGAgcgtgaggagaggacagagagctccacctctggactgactatCTCTCTTCCTGAGGAGACGCAGCATAACACTACAAGCGTGAAAGATGAACCGGATGATAAACCGCTAACGGAGACCATGTCTACGGCTGATCTAGCCCGACTGGATGCCTCTGAGAAAGACCAGCGGGACAAATCTGACAGGAGGCCTTCTGTAAAAGAACGGGAGACTGATAAAAAGAATCCCGATAAGGAGAAGAAGGTTAAGATGGAGCACCTGGAGAAATCAGAGAATTCGCAAAATTCCATGGATCgctggagggagaaggagaggatggtGTCTGGCTCATCTCATTTGTCCCCTGGTGACAAGAACCACAAAGAGAGTGAAAAGCTCAGAGCCTTGTCCACGACAAAAAAACACGAAGAGAGCAAGGACAAGAAGAGCAAAGAGAAGCCCGATaagaagagcgagagggagagacaggagagggagtacAGAGACAAAGATAGGATAGGCTGGGATAACAAAGGAAAACCACCTTCAGAGAAATGCACTGATCAAAGTAAATTGGATCGTGCTAAGGAGAAAGACAAAGACTGGGATAAGAAGAAAAGGGAAAAATCTAAAGACTGCTCTTCATCTTCCTCCAGCTCTAACCTGAAGCTCCCCTTGGAGGAGAAGAAAGGTGTATCTGAAAGTGGCAAGACCACACCAGCAAAACTGCTAAAGGAGGAGGTCCTGAAAAcgccagagaaagacagagaccgaAGAGACCGAGAATCCAGAGACTTTGACCGGCACAGAGATCGAGACAAAGATCGTCACAAGAGCGACAAGGACCGTTCCAAGGAGGGTAGCAAGGCCTGTAAGACCAAATCCAACGAGACTGAGACTGACCGAGACAACAGGTCCAAAGCTAAAGCCTCGCCTGCCACCCGGGAAGAGAAGCGACCCAAAGAGAAACGTCTGGTCAACGAGGACCTGAGGCAGACCAGCTTTGAACGAATGCTGAGTCTGAAGGACCAGGAGATTGAACAGTGGCACCGGAAGCATCTAGAAAAGAtcaaacagaaggagagagagaggatgaaacaACGACCCTCTACGACAACAGACCCAGGGAAGCTCAAAAGCAAAGCCAAGACAATGTCCTTGTCATCTGGAGAACAGTGTTCGAGCAAAGAACTGCTTCGCTCCAAGAGCTCCGAAGGCTCTGGCGACAAACCTATAAAGGAGAGCACCAGCTCCAGGACCATGTCCCTAGACGGGAAAACACTCTCCTCCCTCAGTGGGAAGTTGATGGCTGGTATTGAGAACAGCTTGAGCAGGTCCCCCAGGCCGGAGAGCGAGCGGTCGGGTCTCATGTCCATGTCCATGTTCCCCATGGCCAGTTCTGAGGACTCCTGTCAGGCAACCATGTTGACGCCGAGACCCGTAGAGTACGACTCGGATATGACCCTGGATGCCTCCCAGGACTCTCAGCCGCGTTTCctactgtcttccctcctctcacAGTCTAGATCACCTGCCGTTCATGACAAAGACCACAACGGTCTTCCAGACTCAGCTCAAGGTAACAGGACTCCGCTGCAGAGCCGACACACTTCCCCTTACCTTATAGCTATTCTGGACGAGGAAGCAAACTCTGCGACGGCAGGTAAACATTTTGAAACTCTGTCAAAGGCCAGCGTGGTGCCTGCTGCTCAACCAAATGAAGAGCCTTCAGGTTTTCAGCTTCCTTCAGAAACCTGTGCAGATGTGGAGGAGAGCCAGAGTCAAAGGGGCCCTACTCAGATGCTTCCAAATCTCCCTAATGCAAGAACATATGCAGATCTCAACACTGAGAGTGAAGGTAACACTGCTCCAAGAACCGATGCAGATCTCAACACTGAGAGTGAAGGGAACACCGCTTCAGGTGTCCATCTTCCACCTCAAGTGTCCAACACCAGAGATCCTCTTGTAAAGGACTCCTCAACACTTCAACAGGCTAGTGTTCAACAGCTAGCTACGCCAGAACAGAGAGGGTTTTCTTCCACCTCTGATCCTCTCCTAATACGGGACGTCCAGTGTATCCCCATTGAGACCTCCACTGCGGCGCCCGACTGTAGCACGAAAGACCTGTCCTCTGAGGACATGACGCCACTGCTGACATTATCTTCTCTATCCTGTCAACTGCCGTTCTCCAGCAACGaaaccacctcatctctctctgctaGCCAGTCACGGGAAACCCTTCCAAACACCAGTACGGTGACCTCACAGCAGACGAAGACAGAGATTGGTGGAGATTTGGCTCTTGATCCTAAAGATACAACTCCGGTTGAGAGTGCAGCCAGCAGCTCTGAAAACAGAGCAGCTGTAGAGAGCCTTGACAGTGTGTTAGGAGCGTCTCGACCAGGAGCGATGGACAACCCAGTAGCCTCCACCAGCAGTGTTAGTACAGAGGAATCTGTGCAGAGTAGAACCAATGAATCTCAAGAGGACATGGACACTGACGCAAGCTTTCAGGATTGTAAGCAATCCAGATTCTCCAGTGACGTTGTCGACTCCAGCGATCCTCAACCGGGGACAAACGATCATGCTAGCCAGCATACACTATCTACTGTGTCGCGATGGCCGTGCCTTGAACACAAATCGGAAGAAACTCCTGACACACCTGACAACACATTGGAGAAGAGCAGAGGTCCTGAGGTCATGTCAACAGGAAGGACTGGTTGTCGGTCTTCGTCAGAGGGCAGTAATATGGTCACCGGCCCTGAGGTGAAATTAGAGCCATGCCCAGAGCCAATGGTAGTGGCTTCTACCTCTGAGGAGAGGTCAGAAGGACAGACACTGTCCAGTGCTTCTGGACAGTTTAGTAACTTCCAGCAAGGCTCGCAGACAGACcagagtggtagtagtggtagttacAGCTGCAGTGGGTTTTCTGCTAGCTCTTCCCCCCAGTCTGGGGACAGAGACTCTGACTCCTCCGGGGCTAAGGCCAAGGTCCACTCCGTAACCATGGAAGAGGACCAGGACCTCCAGCAGACCCACCCCAGGAAGAGGAAAATGCCAAGGATGTCTACCTCAAACGAGGCCGGAGGCAGCACACAACAG GGGATGGAGAAGCCTCAGCCGTCTACCTGGCGTCCATCGTTGACTCTCTGA